The Cyanobacteriota bacterium DNA window CTAGGACTTTCCTAAGGGGGTAATAGCAAAGTGATTGAATAGTTCCAGGTTCTGTCCCCATAGTCAATACCCTTCACTAGTTCCCGCCTGATAATTTGAGTATTCCCATCTGGGGGGCTAGATCTCTATCGTTAACATCAAATTGCTCGTGTGCCCATTCCAGCGATGTACGGCATAATAAAGCCTGAATGGTCTAACAAAAGGGAATTAACGGTTATGATTCTTCCTGGTTCTGCGGTGCGAGTAATTAACCCAAACGATACCTACTATGGGTTTCAAGGCTTGGTGCAACGCATTAGTGACGGCAAGGCCGCGGTCTTGTTTGAAGGGGGAAATTGGGATAAGCTCATCACCTTTCGCCTAGGGGA harbors:
- a CDS encoding NAD(P)H dehydrogenase subunit NdhS, which produces MILPGSAVRVINPNDTYYGFQGLVQRISDGKAAVLFEGGNWDKLITFRLGELEAVDATAGRKKAK